AAGCTCGAAAAAGACGGGTTAGCCGTCCGTGATCAAGTTGAGCATTTTGCTTCAATTGGCTGGGAAGCAATGGACCCCAGCGATCGCGAGCATCGGCTGAAATGGCTGGGTATTTTCTGGCGACCCGTAACGCCAGGTCGATTTATGGCTCGACTGCGAGTTCCCCATGGAATCTTGCAGAGTCGGCAATTGAATGCTTTAGCAAATTTTCTCCAACGCTATGGCGACCAAGCTAGTGTTGATATCACCACGCGGCAAAATTTACAGCTACGCGGTCTGTTATTAGAAGATACGCCGGCCTTCTTAGAGCGACTGCAATCGGTGGGTTTAACCAGCGTGCAGTCTGGTATGGATAACGTTCGAAATATCACTGGGTCACCAGTGGCCGGCTTAGATGCTGATGAGTTATTTGATACGCGATCGCTCATTCAGGATTTGCAAGACAATCTGACTGCTTTGGGTCAAGGCAACCCTGAGTTTACAAACTTGCCTCGCAAGTTTAATATTGCGATCGAAGGCGGACGGGATAATTCGATTCACGCTGAAATTAATGATTTAGCCTTTACGCCGGCTTATCACAATGGAGTGCTGGGCTTCAACGTTTGGGTTGGTGGCTTTTTCTCCTCGACCCGAGTAGCGCCAGCCATCCCACTCAATGCTTGGGTGCCTGCTGACCAAAGCGTAATTCAGCTCAGCCGTGCCATTCTCGAAGTCTTCCGCGATCACGGTTCGCGCGGCAATCGCCAGAAGACGCGCCTGATGTGGCTGATCGATGAGTGGGGAATTGATCACTTCCGCCAAGTCGTCTGCGAAGTCTATGGATCGCCCTTGTCAGAGGCTGCACCCGAGGCCATGGACTGGGAAAAGCGCGATTTCCTCGGCGTCCACCCGCAAAAACAAACGGGCCTGAATTATGTCGGTTTGCATGTGCCGGTGGGACGCTTGAAAACGGAAGACCTCTATGAGTTGGCCCGTCTCGCCGACACCTATGGTCAAGGCGAGGTGCGACTGACAGTTGAGCAAAACGTCATCCTCACCCACATTTCCGATGCTCAACTGCCGGCGCTGCTGGCAGAACCCCTGCTGGCTCGCTTCTCGCCCCAGCCGGCGCCTCTCAGCCGAGGTACGGTCTCTTGCACCGGGTCGCAGTATTGCAACTTCGCACTGATCGAGACCAAGCAGCGGGCGATCGCGATCGCCCAAGCACTCGAGGCTGAGCTAGATCTCCCCCGTCCAGTCCGGATTCACTGGACC
The sequence above is a segment of the Synechococcus elongatus PCC 11801 genome. Coding sequences within it:
- a CDS encoding ferredoxin--nitrite reductase, which translates into the protein MAQATVTTEKLNKFEKIKLEKDGLAVRDQVEHFASIGWEAMDPSDREHRLKWLGIFWRPVTPGRFMARLRVPHGILQSRQLNALANFLQRYGDQASVDITTRQNLQLRGLLLEDTPAFLERLQSVGLTSVQSGMDNVRNITGSPVAGLDADELFDTRSLIQDLQDNLTALGQGNPEFTNLPRKFNIAIEGGRDNSIHAEINDLAFTPAYHNGVLGFNVWVGGFFSSTRVAPAIPLNAWVPADQSVIQLSRAILEVFRDHGSRGNRQKTRLMWLIDEWGIDHFRQVVCEVYGSPLSEAAPEAMDWEKRDFLGVHPQKQTGLNYVGLHVPVGRLKTEDLYELARLADTYGQGEVRLTVEQNVILTHISDAQLPALLAEPLLARFSPQPAPLSRGTVSCTGSQYCNFALIETKQRAIAIAQALEAELDLPRPVRIHWTGCPNSCGQPQVADIGLMGAKVRKDGQVVEGVDIFLGGQVGHAAHLGEKALTGIACEDLPDVLRQLLIERFGAQARSR